The following proteins are co-located in the Gossypium hirsutum isolate 1008001.06 chromosome A02, Gossypium_hirsutum_v2.1, whole genome shotgun sequence genome:
- the LOC107940546 gene encoding repetitive proline-rich cell wall protein 1, whose amino-acid sequence MSTTHLLILLLGVVALATPSFGTYESPNYGKPPTPVYKPPKVKPPPYEHKPPVYEPPKKEKPEPKPPVYTPPKKEKPEPKPPVYEPPKKEKPEPKPKPPVYTPPKKEKPEPKPPVYEPPKKEKPEPKPPVYMPPKKEKPKPKPPVYEPPKKEKPEPKPPVYAPPKKEKPEPKPPVYKPPKKPPVYEPKPPKPPVYTPPKKEKPEPKPPVHESPKKPPYGHYPGHPPLGKPQ is encoded by the coding sequence ATGTCTACCACACACTTGCTAATATTGCTACTTGGAGTGGTGGCTCTCGCCACTCCCTCTTTTGGTACCTATGAGTCTCCCAACTATGGGAAGCCCCCTACTCCTGTTTATAAACCTCCTAAGGTGAAGCCCCCACCTTATGAACATAAGCCCCCTGTTTATGAACCACCAAAGAAGGAGAAGCCTGAGCCTAAGCCACCAGTTTATACGCCTCCAAAGAAAGAGAAGCCTGAACCCAAACCACCAGTATATGAACCTCCAAAGAAGGAAAAGCCTGAGCCTAAGCCTAAGCCACCAGTTTATACGCCACCAAAGAAAGAGAAGCCTGAGCCCAAACCACCAGTATATGAACCTCCAAAGAAAGAAAAGCCTGAGCCTAAGCCACCAGTTTATATGCCACCAAAGAAAGAGAAGCCTAAGCCTAAACCACCAGTGTATGAACCACCAAAGAAGGAGAAACCTGAACCTAAGCCACCAGTTTATGCACCTCCAAAGAAAGAAAAACCAGAACCCAAACCACCAGTTTATAAGCCTCCAAAGAAGCCACCAGTGTATGAGCCTAAGCCACCAAAGCCACCGGTTTACACACCACCAAAGAAAGAGAAGCCAGAACCTAAACCACCGGTACATGAGTCTCCCAAGAAACCACCATATGGTCACTATCCAGGACACCCTCCACTGGGGAAGCCTCAATAG